The sequence below is a genomic window from Mycobacterium heidelbergense.
AAGTCGGTTGGGCGTTCCCGCAATTGCGTGTCGCGAGCATCCAACTGGTCGACATCGTCAGAGAAGTCACAAACGACACGATCCTCGTTCGGCTCGGTGATTTGTTTGAGCGCTCTGCGCACCGCCTTTTCGTCCCGGCGGTCGGCCGAGAGGAAGTCGTCGAATCTCAGAACATGAGATCCCACGTCATAAACGCTGGGTAGGCCTTCGAGGCGATTCACGAGTGCATCATCCGGAATATCGTCATCTCGATCGAAAGTCGATGCCGAGAAGTTGGGAAAGCCCTGGTGCCCACAGGGATCTTTTGCTTCGATCCATTTGCGGAAGACCTGCGCGTCGCAGGGGTGAAGCGGCTCGAGCAGCGCGTCGACGAAGCCCTGTTCATAAGGCGGCGGGACACCACCGTTTCTTTTCTTTAATTCCTGGTAGCTGCACCAGAGCTGATTGAACGCTGCGCCGCTGTCACCCGCCAAGAGCAGCAGGACGCGCACGGATTGAAGGTTAGAACGGTTCTTGTAGAGGATCGGCGGGAAGTCGTCCTCCTGCCAATCGATGTGGTGATCGTGACCACCCAGGAGAACTGTGCGCGGGCACTCTTCGAGCGATGGGCGCATCGCACGATCCTCCTCACGGGTTGCGTGGCTGAGCACCACGTGAAAGGGAACCTTGCTCGCTGTTTGGGCGGAGAACGCTTTAAGTGCAGCGTCTGCGTCAGTGAACGGCCAGTGTTCACCAAAGCTGCTGTGCACACTTTTTGAGACGACGCCGGTGAATGCGACGCTGGGCGACTCCGTGGTTGGCCACAGTGCAAATTCGCTCGCGTTGACCGCCGCCGGGGCGCCGACGTTACAGCAGACGAGCTCGAATTTTGCGCCGGCCACCAGTAACTGGTCTTCAAGCTTTGTTTTCGGGTCGTAGTCAAACTCGTGGTTTCCCGGCACGAAGTATCTCAGCGTGCTGCGATTGAGCATGTCGATCATCGCCGTGCCGTGATCCGCGTTACCCAGCCGGGAGGGCCCAGAAAGTCGCCGCTGTGCACGACGACGACCTTGTCCTGGCCGGTGACCGACCGAACATGCTCGCGGAGTGCTTTAACGGTGGCGATGAGCCGCGGAAACCCCGGTAAGGTCGGCGGCTGCTCATCGATTAGATACGTGTCATTGAGGTGCACAACTGCACATAC
It includes:
- a CDS encoding 5'-nucleotidase C-terminal domain-containing protein, with the translated sequence MIDMLNRSTLRYFVPGNHEFDYDPKTKLEDQLLVAGAKFELVCCNVGAPAAVNASEFALWPTTESPSVAFTGVVSKSVHSSFGEHWPFTDADAALKAFSAQTASKVPFHVVLSHATREEDRAMRPSLEECPRTVLLGGHDHHIDWQEDDFPPILYKNRSNLQSVRVLLLLAGDSGAAFNQLWCSYQELKKRNGGVPPPYEQGFVDALLEPLHPCDAQVFRKWIEAKDPCGHQGFPNFSASTFDRDDDIPDDALVNRLEGLPSVYDVGSHVLRFDDFLSADRRDEKAVRRALKQITEPNEDRVVCDFSDDVDQLDARDTQLRERPTDFGLLAAESVRREANADIAIVHSGSFRIDALIDAKVTRKRLLDTFIFDKPKPGQDEPIMILTLSNQEIDTLLAHGRSLATTGAFPQVVDKRQSSKHEHVVAISSYLLINAKSNDGYVEAYAKSKGMSEEQARDRFSELRSGQFRIIPAIEKHVAAIAYVDITPVAQPVQQSNLSNPPTPGAHFIKLARDVRKEFDRVHPNVPTNFEEWYEANEAFLALFAPRAPVPADPSLAKARKVLCDFVVVVLTTLKVKKVSWDVFDADVKAQEANYTDDGFKYGVILRAVVEGLGIPW